DNA from Fusobacterium sp. DD2:
TGGAGTTAACGGTCTAAAAATAGAAGAACCTTTAACTGAAAAAAATCCATTGGATTTTTATAAAGATGAGAAGCAGTTTTTAATGGTAGATAATGCTATTTCAGCTTACTTTCCATTAAATCCATATGCTGAAAAAAGAAAGAAAGCAATACTTCAGGCTTTTAAAGAAAAGTTTGCAAATAGAGATGATATAGTTTATACAGTAGATTTTTACGAGTATGAACAGGAAGATTATGAAAATAACTGGAAAAAATATCTTTATCCAGAAAAAGTTAGTGAGAGATTTGTTGTAAAACCTACATGGAGAGAGTATACTCCTGAAGGTGATGAGCTTATAATTGAACTTGATCCAGGAAGAGCTTTTGGAACAGGTTCACATCCTACTACTTCACTATGTTTAAAACTTATGGAAGAGAATATTAAACCTGGAGACAGTGTAATAGATGTAGGAACAGGTTCTGGAATTCTTATGATTGCAGCTGAAAAACTTGGTGCAAGTGAGATATATGGAACTGATATAGATCCTCTTGCAGTAGCCTCTGCAAAGGAAAACTTAGCTTTAAACAGAGTAGAAAAAGCTAAGGTATATCTAGGTGACCTTATATCTGTAGTAGAGGATAAAAAGTTTGATATAGTAGTTGCAAATATTCTTGCAGATGTACTTATGATACTTCTTCAGGATATATCAAAAGTTGTAAAAAAAGGTGGAAAAATTATCTTTTCAGGTATAATTGATGATAAGTGTGAAATTCTTAAAAGAGAAGTAGAAAGTTATGGATTTGAAGTTGAAGAGATAAGAGCAGATAAAGAGTGGAGAGCTTTTCTAATAAAAGCATAGGGAGGATAATATGAGTGGATTTATAGTTACAGTTGATGGACCTGCTGGGAGTGGAAAGAGTACTATAGCAAAGCTTATAGCTAAAAAGTATGGGCTTACAT
Protein-coding regions in this window:
- the prmA gene encoding 50S ribosomal protein L11 methyltransferase — translated: MKVVEIKVIYESDNIDEATKEISDVFYDFGVNGLKIEEPLTEKNPLDFYKDEKQFLMVDNAISAYFPLNPYAEKRKKAILQAFKEKFANRDDIVYTVDFYEYEQEDYENNWKKYLYPEKVSERFVVKPTWREYTPEGDELIIELDPGRAFGTGSHPTTSLCLKLMEENIKPGDSVIDVGTGSGILMIAAEKLGASEIYGTDIDPLAVASAKENLALNRVEKAKVYLGDLISVVEDKKFDIVVANILADVLMILLQDISKVVKKGGKIIFSGIIDDKCEILKREVESYGFEVEEIRADKEWRAFLIKA